A genomic window from Prunus persica cultivar Lovell chromosome G2, Prunus_persica_NCBIv2, whole genome shotgun sequence includes:
- the LOC18785219 gene encoding beta-D-glucosyl crocetin beta-1,6-glucosyltransferase: MVYSERRTLTILMLPWLAHGHISPFLELAKKLTSKRNFHIFICSTPVNLTSIKPKLSPKYSHCIEFVELHLPHDDLPELPPQYHTTNGLPPHLMSTLKRAFDMSSNNFSTILTALKPDLLIYDFLQPWAPSLASLQNIPSVEFITTSAALTSFSVHHLRNPIDKFPFPSIYLRDYEAKKFNNLLESSSNGIKDGDRVLQCSDLSSGIILVKTSREIEAKYVDYLSGLMGKKIVPVGPLVQEPMDLKVDEETWIMKWLNKRERSSVVYVCFGSEYFLSREQIEELAHGLELSKVSFIWVIRFPKEEKGNRVEEVLPEAFLERVGEKGVIVEGWAPQAKILNHSSVGGFVSHCGWSSVLESIKFGVPIIAMPMHLDQPINSRLVEEVGVGVEVKRTAEGSLERKEVAKAIRDVVAKKIGEGVRKKALEIRDNMKNKEDEEINGVVEELMQLCT, translated from the coding sequence atggtttACTCTGAGCGAAGAACCCTTACTATTCTTATGCTTCCATGGCTAGCTCACGGCCACATATCTCCCTTCCTAGAGCTTGCCAAGAAGCTTACCTCTAAGAGAAATTTCCACATCTTTATTTGTTCCACACCTGTAAATCTCACCTCCATCAAGCCAAAACTCTCTCCAAAATACTCTCATTGCATTGAATTTGTGGAACTTCATCTTCCGCATGATGATTTGCCTGAACTCCCACCTCAGTACCACACCACCAATGGCCTCCCTCCCCATCTCATGTCCACTCTCAAAAGGGCCTTCGATATGTCCAGCAATAACTTCTCCACCATCCTCACAGCCCTAAAGCCAGATTTGCTCATATATGATTTTCTTCAACCATGGGCACCCTCTCTAGCTTCGTTGCAAAATATTCCATCCGTCGAGTTCATCACCACCAGTGCTGCCTTGACCTCATTTAGTGTTCACCATCTCAGGAACCCTATTGACaagtttccttttccttcGATCTATCTTCGGGATTACGAAGctaaaaaattcaacaatcTCTTAGAATCTTCATCAAATGGCATCAAGGATGGAGACCGCGTACTGCAATGCAGTGATCTATCTTCTGGCATCATTTTGGTGAAGACATCTAGAGAGATTGAAGCAAAATATGTTGATTATCTCTCTGGTTTAATGGGGAAGAAGATCGTGCCAGTTGGTCCGCTTGTTCAAGAGCCAATGGATCTAAAAGTTGATGAGGAAACATGGATCATGAAATGGCTGAACAAAAGGGAAAGGTCTTCGGTTGTGTATGTTTGCTTTGGGAGTGAGTACTTTTTGTCCAGGGAGCAAATAGAAGAGCTAGCTCATGGGTTAGAACTTAGCAAAGTTAGCTTTATTTGGGTTATAAGATTtccaaaggaagagaaaggtAACAGGGTTGAAGAGGTGTTACCAGAAGCGTTTTTAGAGAGGGTGGGAGAGAAGGGAGTGATAGTGGAGGGTTGGGCCCCGCAGGCGAAAATATTGAATCATTCTAGTGTCGGTGGGTTTGTGAGTCACTGTGGATGGAGCTCAGTGTTGGAGAGCATCAAGTTTGGTGTTCCAATTATAGCCATGCCTATGCATCTTGACCAGCCAATTAACTCTAGACTAGTAGAGGAAGTGGGTGTTGGAGTGGAGGTTAAGAGAACAGCAGAAGGCAgtttagaaagaaaagaggtaGCAAAGGCGATCAGAGATGTGGTGGCGAAGAAAATTGGAGAGGGAGTGAGAAAAAAGGCATTGGAAATAAGAGACaacatgaaaaacaaagaggatGAAGAGATTAATGGGGTGGTGGAGGAATTGATGCAACTTTGTACCTAA